A genomic segment from Montipora foliosa isolate CH-2021 chromosome 9, ASM3666993v2, whole genome shotgun sequence encodes:
- the LOC137969506 gene encoding uncharacterized protein codes for MGEEGVSESPKLVLKTAPFDARFPYTNQTKNCWQNYVDFHRCSKKLGEEHTSCQYFKRVYLSLCPNEWVNNWNDQVEAGTFPGRI; via the exons ATGGGAGAAGAGGGTGTTAGTGAAAGCCCTAAGCTTGTCTTGAAAACTGCTCCATTTGATGCAAGGTTTCCTTACACCAATCAGACGAAAAACTGCTGGCAGAACTATGTAGACTTCCATCGTTGTTCAAAGAAGTTGGGAGAAGAGCATACGAGTTGTCAGTACTTTAAGAGAGTTTACCTATCCCTCTGTCCCAATGAATGG GTAAACAACTGGAATGATCAAGTAGAGGCTGGAACATTTCCTGGTCGTATTTGA
- the LOC137970233 gene encoding uncharacterized protein: MLLDAVTRGRIYQVKFLLESGTEDVNRTDEDKHTALMKAIFLPDKMHRTRYKIIKILLEYGARVNIADRDGRTALMWACIRGQEPIARKIIDFSILDVDLNATDRFGNTALFYAASNGQVNAVNQLIKALKRFGLNTDKMNARGMTPILEATKQGHDECAKLLMTEGQASLTTIDPTTLLNAEGWAEKRSLTNLSEMIAARRSPSPQMDVYNIENDPGETVEALPNSANSDKQSDIDQLGTNDIKTADRALLSRRERDPLVDAKFKGRNESFVNPSHGQLNDRASRKEMRKGVIYRKETSVSPRITAITNMSLTRRKCEQGNKTKGPTLTAKSEICRLLGLYGIQHSDSYRQSFDPIILPPSGYWPDPLAHLRDSASSVGDEEIDMNFLELIRPRGSGRRRSSTFPAQGAPEMGRRGSCRDPRRGSTMMLGIPPAMGKRSSITPSPIGNKNFLETPTFSFRKSTLSANSDRRGSTLGAFDRRGSLMPRGSEQNRPTFVRKTISQLAPSLGHIAEG, from the coding sequence ATGCTGCTGGACGCTGTGACAAGAGGTAGAATCTACCAAGTAAAGTTTTTGCTTGAATCAGGAACAGAGGATGTCAATAGGACAGACGAAGATAAACACACAGCACTGATGAAGGCAATTTTTCTTCCCGACAAAATGCATCGCACGAGATACAAAATTATCAAGATTTTGCTGGAGTATGGTGCGCGGGTAAACATTGCGGATCGCGATGGACGAACGGCACTCATGTGGGCTTGTATTAGAGGACAAGAACCTATAGCACGCAAAATAATAGATTTTTCAATTTTGGATGTCGATTTGAATGCCACAGACCGGTTTGGCAACACAGCACTATTTTACGCGGCGTCTAACGGGCAAGTCAATGCCGTGAACCAACTCATCAAAGCGTTGAAGAGATTTGGATTGAATACTGATAAAATGAATGCACGGGGTATGACACCGATCTTAGAGGCTACAAAACAGGGGCATGATGAATGCGCAAAACTCCTTATGACTGAAGGACAAGCGTCACTCACGACAATAGACCCGACAACTCTTCTCAACGCTGAGGGATGGGCAGAGAAGCGATCTTTGACTAACTTGTCAGAGATGATAGCCGCACGACGAAGTCCTTCTCCTCAAATGGACGTTTACAACATTGAAAATGATCCCGGTGAAACAGTGGAAGCATTGCCAAATTCAGCAAACAGTGACAAGCAAAGTGATATTGACCAGCTGGGAACCAATGACATTAAGACAGCAGACAGAGCACTTTTGTCACGACGAGAAAGAGACCCTCTTGTTGACGCAAAATTCAAAGGCAGAAACGAGTCATTTGTCAATCCATCACATGGTCAATTAAACGATAGAGCGTCTCGAAAAGAGATGAGAAAAGGTGTTATATACAGAAAAGAAACCTCCGTCTCTCCTAGAATCACCGCTATTACCAATATGTCTTTGACCAGGCGAAAATGCGAACAGGGGAATAAAACTAAGGGACCTACACTCACTGCTAAATCAGAGATATGTCGGCTTCTTGGCTTATATGGAATTCAACACTCAGATTCTTACAGACAAAGTTTTGATCCTATAATACTGCCTCCAAGTGGTTATTGGCCAGATCCATTGGCTCACCTTAGAGACAGCGCTTCATCAGTTGGAGATGAAGAAATTGATATGAACTTTTTGGAATTGATACGACCACGTGGCTCTGGTCGTCGGAGGTCTTCGACTTTTCCAGCCCAGGGAGCTCCTGAAATGGGTCGCCGAGGTAGCTGTCGTGATCCTCGGAGAGGGTCTACAATGATGCTCGGAATCCCCCCAGCAATGGGAAAACGTTCTTCGATCACTCCGTCTCCTATCGGAAATAAAAACTTCCTTGAGACACCGACCTTTTCTTTTCGAAAGTCGACTTTATCAGCTAATAGCGACCGAAGAGGCTCTACACTTGGTGCGTTCGATAGGAGAGGATCGCTTATGCCGAGAGGCTCTGAGCAAAATAGACCAACCTTCGTTCGAAAGACGATTAGTCAATTAGCACCTAGCCTAGGACACATAGCGGAAGGTTAA